From one Gemmatimonadota bacterium genomic stretch:
- the sbcD gene encoding exonuclease subunit SbcD, with protein MGDASRRNGIGGRRRGRVRPLRRPRLGAARLKILHTADWHVGKTLRGRSRADEHRAALDHVVDIAEREAVDLVLVAGDQFDGAVPSPESERIVYGTLLKLAQMGARVVVISGNHDNPRKLAALDPLLEIAGVTVASEVRRPNEGGVTRITTRSDEKAVIALLPFLSKRKVVRAQALMEEDADRHQVEYADRCRRIVERLCEPFGDDTVNLVVAHLTVLGARAGGGERGAHILDYYVPATIFPSNAHYVALGHLHGSQSVPFGVPVRYSGPPFALDFGEKQEEHSVLIVDVEAGSGAKVRRVPITGGRRLRTIRGSRAELEVQAGTTGDDYLRVFVEEALAPGEADDIRDLFPNAVDVIVRPREKSEGREPSPPPPPDGDPATLFDKYLEERNIPSTELSRFFKELLESHYEGEL; from the coding sequence GTGGGCGACGCGTCTCGACGAAATGGGATCGGGGGACGGCGGCGAGGACGAGTCCGACCCCTTCGACGACCTCGGTTAGGAGCAGCCCGACTGAAGATTCTGCACACAGCCGACTGGCATGTCGGCAAGACTCTTCGCGGGCGCAGCAGGGCCGACGAGCATCGAGCCGCACTGGACCATGTCGTCGACATCGCCGAGCGAGAGGCGGTGGACCTGGTTCTGGTGGCGGGCGACCAGTTCGACGGCGCCGTACCCAGTCCCGAGTCGGAGAGGATCGTATACGGAACCTTGCTCAAGCTGGCGCAGATGGGAGCGCGAGTCGTGGTGATCAGCGGCAACCACGACAACCCCAGGAAGCTTGCCGCGCTGGATCCTCTGCTCGAGATCGCCGGAGTGACGGTCGCCTCCGAAGTGCGGCGCCCGAACGAGGGCGGCGTGACACGGATCACGACCCGCTCCGACGAAAAGGCGGTGATAGCCCTCCTCCCGTTTCTTTCGAAGAGGAAGGTGGTAAGGGCGCAGGCGCTCATGGAGGAGGACGCCGACAGGCATCAGGTGGAGTACGCCGACAGATGCCGCCGGATCGTCGAGCGTTTGTGCGAACCGTTCGGAGACGACACGGTGAACCTGGTCGTTGCCCACCTGACGGTGCTCGGCGCTCGGGCCGGAGGGGGAGAGCGGGGTGCGCACATCCTGGACTACTACGTGCCGGCCACGATCTTTCCGTCGAACGCCCATTACGTCGCCCTAGGTCATCTTCACGGCAGCCAGTCCGTCCCCTTCGGCGTCCCCGTCCGGTACTCGGGGCCTCCCTTCGCTCTGGATTTCGGCGAGAAGCAGGAGGAACATTCGGTCCTGATCGTGGACGTCGAAGCGGGCAGTGGGGCCAAGGTTCGACGGGTACCGATCACCGGGGGACGACGGCTTCGCACCATAAGGGGTTCAAGAGCGGAACTGGAGGTCCAAGCCGGGACCACCGGAGACGACTACCTGCGCGTGTTCGTGGAAGAGGCCCTGGCTCCCGGAGAGGCCGACGATATCCGCGACCTCTTTCCCAACGCGGTCGACGTGATCGTGCGCCCACGCGAGAAGTCGGAGGGGCGGGAGCCGTCACCTCCCCCTCCCCCTGACGGAGATCCGGCCACGCTCTTCGACAAGTACCTGGAAGAGAGGAACATCCCGAGCACAGAGCTCTCCAGGTTCTTCAAGGAGCTCTTGGAGTCCCACTACGAGGGCGAGCTGTAG
- a CDS encoding ATP-binding protein, translating into MTSPDNHQPFVGRVLGTEPATPLEFWVAIADGHYLQLDDVVLLERRLPGVARPVKIFGIVTEVRARHEGARFDSDVFLIEDGVLPGEVAEAAKIMAMRFEPEVFVAPMPGEVVSKGTGEARDQALFFDGMKRKVPVGLSRDGEPVYVNTEFIDGSRGAHFNISGISGVATKTSYAVFLLHSLFNSGQLGPAAHNTKALIFNVKGEDLLFLDSENRELDDENRQRYEALGLPAEPFKSVELWVPPRPGDSSGAPHAGSRLKGLNPFCWTLLDFCRDGLLPFLFADADDERQQYTIVLHNVTEKLRKEAKDGGEGAVILEKAPCRTFEDLIAIITQRLEEGEPGWTGRSIGTGTVNAFVRRLHSARRDVGHLVRADLSNPEKRRLDFQAQVAVVDIAKLSSRAQRFVVGAVLRREFERKEEAGSRTPLLFVVLDELNKYAPRKGRSPIKEILLDIAERGRSLGVILIGAQQTASEVERRIIANSSVRVVGRLDSAEAGRPEYAFLPSAVRQRATIAKPGTMIVAQPELPVPLVLNFPFPAWATRLDEMGSGDGGEDESDPFDDLG; encoded by the coding sequence GTGACCTCGCCCGACAACCATCAGCCCTTCGTCGGTCGCGTCCTGGGCACCGAGCCGGCTACCCCGCTCGAGTTCTGGGTCGCCATCGCGGACGGCCACTACCTCCAACTGGACGATGTGGTACTGCTCGAGCGTCGTCTTCCCGGCGTCGCAAGACCCGTGAAGATCTTCGGCATCGTCACCGAGGTAAGGGCCCGACACGAAGGCGCCCGCTTCGACAGCGACGTCTTTCTGATCGAGGACGGGGTGCTTCCGGGCGAGGTCGCGGAAGCGGCCAAGATCATGGCCATGCGTTTCGAGCCCGAGGTGTTTGTCGCACCCATGCCCGGCGAGGTCGTGTCCAAGGGAACCGGCGAAGCTCGTGATCAGGCCCTTTTCTTCGATGGAATGAAGCGGAAGGTGCCGGTCGGACTTTCGCGGGACGGGGAACCCGTCTACGTCAACACGGAGTTCATCGACGGGAGTCGCGGGGCGCACTTCAACATCAGCGGGATCTCCGGAGTCGCCACCAAGACGAGCTACGCCGTCTTCCTCCTCCACAGCCTCTTCAACTCCGGCCAGCTCGGGCCCGCAGCGCACAACACCAAGGCGCTGATCTTCAACGTCAAGGGGGAGGATCTGCTCTTCCTCGATTCCGAGAACCGGGAGCTGGACGACGAAAACAGACAGAGGTACGAAGCCCTCGGGCTCCCGGCCGAGCCCTTCAAGAGCGTGGAGCTCTGGGTGCCGCCGCGTCCCGGCGATTCCTCGGGAGCTCCTCATGCGGGAAGCCGGCTCAAGGGGTTGAACCCCTTTTGCTGGACACTCCTCGACTTCTGCCGGGATGGGCTGCTCCCCTTTCTGTTCGCCGACGCCGACGACGAGCGCCAGCAGTACACCATCGTCCTGCACAACGTCACCGAAAAGCTGAGGAAGGAGGCCAAGGACGGCGGCGAGGGCGCGGTGATTCTTGAGAAAGCCCCCTGCCGGACCTTCGAGGATCTCATTGCGATCATCACCCAACGCCTCGAGGAAGGCGAGCCCGGATGGACGGGCCGGTCGATTGGCACCGGTACCGTCAACGCCTTCGTACGGCGACTCCACTCGGCGCGTCGAGATGTCGGTCACCTGGTCCGCGCCGACTTGAGCAATCCGGAGAAACGTCGGCTCGACTTCCAGGCCCAAGTGGCCGTTGTGGACATCGCCAAGCTATCGAGCCGAGCCCAGCGTTTCGTGGTAGGTGCGGTCCTGCGCAGGGAGTTCGAGAGGAAGGAGGAGGCCGGCTCCCGAACACCGCTCCTCTTCGTGGTTCTGGACGAGCTCAACAAGTACGCGCCCCGCAAGGGCAGAAGCCCCATCAAGGAGATCCTTCTCGACATCGCCGAACGCGGTCGGTCCCTCGGCGTGATCCTCATAGGAGCTCAGCAGACGGCGAGCGAGGTGGAACGGCGCATCATCGCCAATTCTTCGGTACGCGTGGTCGGACGGCTCGACAGCGCCGAAGCGGGTCGGCCCGAGTACGCATTCCTACCCTCCGCCGTCCGCCAGCGGGCGACCATCGCCAAACCGGGCACCATGATCGTGGCCCAACCGGAGCTTCCCGTACCTCTCGTGCTCAACTTCCCGTTCCCGGCGTGGGCGACGCGTCTCGACGAAATGGGATCGGGGGACGGCGGCGAGGACGAGTCCGACCCCTTCGACGACCTCGGTTAG
- a CDS encoding alkaline phosphatase family protein: MDAEAPTNYTPAFREGLATLLNEGLVFPDAAHDHAVTHTAPGHTALATGVHPARSGIVANTWQERSDEGLVSRYAVVDESSPLVGLAEPGAELVRQRPSWGRSPLNMERDGLGDWTMAHDSNALAIAVSVKDRSAITLAGRSGQAYWVSPRRGRIVTSSYYADVLPHWVEAFNSEVMPTLVTDTVWESMVWPDVAGLAREDAADQEGDGVHTTFPHLSSQEAGDTEADRLAWLFRTPKADDVVLAFARQAVEELRLGSRGSVDYLAISLSATDYVGHDYGPFSQEQLSNLIHLDEALGRFIAYLDLAVGEGRWIAALSSDHGVATTPEAGAKWGATADRVDQGAQGQRILDIYRRASEEGEGSDDLPGRLAGLLNESELFVRAYTHAEILADPAPDSFAALFANSWHPERFTHPLAVAGVDILRRPGDFRGWGSRGTTHGSPHRYDRWVPVIFFGGLVEARVDRRPAKTVDVAPTLALLAGIPTPDDLDGKPLAGR, from the coding sequence ATGGACGCTGAAGCGCCGACGAACTACACGCCGGCCTTCCGGGAAGGACTCGCCACCCTGCTGAACGAAGGTCTGGTCTTCCCCGACGCCGCTCACGATCACGCGGTCACCCACACGGCTCCCGGGCACACGGCGCTCGCGACCGGGGTTCATCCCGCGCGTTCGGGAATAGTCGCCAACACCTGGCAGGAACGAAGCGACGAGGGGCTGGTCTCCAGGTACGCGGTAGTGGACGAATCCTCGCCTCTCGTCGGCCTGGCCGAGCCCGGTGCCGAATTGGTTCGTCAGCGTCCGTCCTGGGGACGATCACCCCTCAACATGGAACGGGACGGGCTCGGGGACTGGACGATGGCGCACGATTCCAACGCACTGGCAATCGCGGTATCGGTGAAGGATCGGTCGGCGATCACCCTGGCCGGGCGCTCCGGGCAGGCGTATTGGGTGTCCCCGAGGAGGGGGCGGATCGTGACCTCGAGCTATTACGCCGACGTGCTGCCGCACTGGGTCGAGGCTTTCAACTCCGAAGTCATGCCGACCCTGGTCACGGATACCGTCTGGGAGTCCATGGTGTGGCCCGACGTCGCCGGACTCGCCCGCGAGGACGCCGCCGATCAGGAGGGTGACGGCGTCCACACCACCTTCCCGCATCTCAGCTCGCAGGAGGCGGGAGATACGGAAGCCGACCGTCTGGCCTGGCTCTTTCGCACGCCCAAGGCGGACGACGTCGTGCTCGCCTTTGCACGACAGGCGGTCGAGGAGCTCCGACTCGGAAGTCGCGGATCGGTCGACTATCTCGCCATCTCGCTCTCGGCGACCGACTACGTAGGCCACGACTACGGCCCCTTCAGTCAGGAACAGCTCTCCAACCTGATCCATCTGGACGAGGCCCTGGGCAGATTCATCGCCTATCTCGACTTGGCTGTGGGCGAGGGCAGATGGATAGCGGCCCTCTCCAGCGACCATGGCGTCGCCACCACTCCCGAGGCTGGTGCGAAGTGGGGAGCGACCGCCGACCGCGTGGATCAGGGGGCCCAGGGTCAACGGATTCTCGATATCTATCGTCGCGCTTCGGAGGAGGGCGAAGGTTCCGACGATCTGCCTGGAAGGCTGGCCGGGCTCCTCAACGAGAGCGAGCTCTTCGTAAGGGCCTACACCCATGCCGAGATTCTCGCGGACCCCGCTCCCGACTCTTTCGCGGCGCTCTTCGCCAACTCCTGGCACCCTGAACGATTCACACATCCCCTGGCCGTCGCCGGGGTCGACATCTTGAGGCGTCCGGGCGATTTTCGGGGCTGGGGGTCCCGCGGGACCACGCATGGGAGCCCTCATCGTTACGACCGGTGGGTACCGGTGATCTTCTTCGGAGGCCTTGTGGAGGCGAGGGTGGACAGGCGTCCCGCCAAAACCGTCGATGTCGCACCGACGTTGGCCTTGCTGGCCGGAATACCCACCCCTGACGATCTCGACGGGAAGCCGCTCGCCGGCAGGTGA
- a CDS encoding SMC family ATPase — protein sequence MRPLTLELDGFTSFRERTEVSFEDTDIFVLTGRTGSGKSSLIDAMVFALYGTVPRYENRNLVAPVISQGKVEARVRLDFEVGGRRFTAVRVVRRNASGGASTKEAVLEEVGADGSTTLANTADELTGKIEDEVIGLSFDHFTKCVVLPQGEFATFLRSRPAVRQRLLERLLGLNLYEKIQQAANRRAVELNARVDLLERMLEGLAHATADAVDRLENRVATLEELQREVRDTEKRMGEIVRGEEQARDRVEAIKGRRARLTHVSVPAGVEDLVRRHTNAERALREAEAALEAAGDRRRAAREKRRELPERAVLSRFREKRQELADVTGEVGRTAQEVAEAEGTLAELADATPRAVAEAEVRVGALEALRSEVEREQAVSRKLADEERELLSRADNAAATLDTLRLNDLPEGARAADRLRRKTVGELGDAHDRLDEARAGVAEIETAQSSLPERAYLEKIRERREEIAKTESAIADLADMLAEREKDLEQALAAQRETADLEKAAVRDLDHVRRLHGAADLARHLEAGEACPVCEQVVDKLPDRPGSPGLDAAEMALAAAKEAHESARRHLEGAGRRKSEAAVLLNEKRSSAADLLASLSGHPGLDEIEAGAAALDKVANRLGRARAEEEAAQAALEVARTNAENAEASLRPWWDSFRKLRDRVAAHAPPQPTEDIEDSWRELVRWTVLKATEVEARRDERLEEAAAKRKTAEKGMESLRQRCRDHGVPVSASESPASRCAEALGDASANVRNVRARLGERRRVETGLAAAQRREETLAERIRKLERELKGAPSPAEITETLGLVSAADSELEQAESTQAEADRLRAEYAREHADLTEQVDEDHRRFSLERDRLAELGPPPPEGDLVALWTCLREWSEAKARELEAEEEATRRKAEARRAEEAELRTGLVESCRIAGLDLEKDGEPASLCAEALGAVNEQRLSLGADLEKRRETERELVSIRRSAAVAKELGEHLSTRKFGRWLQHQVLSWLTAGATVRLKELSGGQYSLEVSAQSEFLVVDHRNGDELRSAKTLSGGETFLASLALALSLAEHVAGLASRGSPKLEALFLDEGFGALDPETLDTVATSIEQLGADRMVGLVTHVTELAERIPVQYRVRKVNNASRVRRVEG from the coding sequence GTGCGTCCCCTTACTCTCGAGCTGGACGGCTTCACCTCGTTCCGCGAACGGACCGAGGTCAGCTTCGAGGACACGGACATCTTCGTGCTGACCGGGCGGACCGGCTCGGGAAAGTCGAGCCTGATCGACGCGATGGTGTTCGCGCTGTATGGGACGGTGCCGCGCTACGAAAACCGAAACCTGGTGGCCCCCGTGATCAGCCAGGGCAAGGTCGAGGCGCGAGTACGTCTTGACTTCGAGGTGGGTGGCAGGCGGTTCACGGCGGTGCGGGTGGTCAGGCGCAACGCCTCGGGTGGGGCTTCGACCAAGGAGGCCGTTCTCGAGGAGGTCGGCGCAGACGGCTCGACCACTCTCGCCAACACGGCTGACGAGCTTACCGGGAAAATCGAGGACGAAGTCATCGGCCTCAGCTTCGACCACTTTACCAAGTGCGTCGTACTCCCCCAGGGTGAGTTCGCCACCTTCCTGCGCTCCAGGCCCGCTGTGCGCCAGAGGCTGCTGGAGCGTCTGCTGGGGCTGAACCTCTACGAGAAGATCCAGCAAGCCGCGAACCGGCGTGCCGTCGAGCTGAACGCCCGGGTCGATCTGCTCGAAAGGATGCTGGAAGGCCTCGCGCATGCCACCGCCGACGCAGTGGACCGGCTCGAGAATAGGGTTGCGACCCTCGAGGAGCTCCAGCGGGAGGTTCGCGATACCGAGAAGAGGATGGGCGAGATCGTTCGCGGGGAGGAGCAGGCCCGGGATCGGGTCGAGGCGATCAAGGGAAGGCGGGCTCGGCTGACCCACGTTTCCGTTCCCGCCGGAGTCGAGGATCTCGTAAGGCGTCACACGAACGCGGAGCGGGCGCTTCGCGAGGCCGAAGCCGCGCTCGAAGCTGCCGGGGACCGCCGCAGGGCCGCCCGGGAAAAACGCAGGGAGCTTCCCGAAAGAGCCGTCCTCTCGCGTTTCAGGGAGAAGCGGCAGGAGCTCGCCGACGTAACGGGCGAGGTGGGCCGGACCGCACAGGAGGTGGCGGAAGCCGAAGGGACTCTGGCGGAATTGGCCGACGCGACTCCGCGAGCGGTTGCGGAGGCCGAGGTTCGCGTTGGCGCCCTGGAGGCATTGCGATCCGAGGTGGAACGCGAACAAGCCGTCTCGAGAAAGCTCGCGGACGAAGAGCGGGAGCTGCTGAGTAGAGCGGACAACGCTGCAGCGACCTTGGACACCCTTCGTTTGAACGATTTGCCGGAAGGAGCCCGTGCGGCGGACCGGCTTCGACGCAAGACGGTGGGGGAGCTCGGCGATGCCCACGATCGACTCGACGAGGCCCGCGCCGGTGTGGCGGAAATCGAAACGGCCCAGTCCTCGCTCCCGGAGCGGGCATATCTCGAGAAGATCCGGGAAAGACGCGAGGAGATCGCCAAGACCGAGAGCGCGATCGCCGATCTGGCGGACATGTTGGCGGAGCGGGAGAAGGATCTCGAACAGGCGCTGGCTGCGCAAAGAGAGACGGCCGACCTGGAGAAGGCTGCGGTGAGGGATCTCGACCATGTGCGTCGGCTCCACGGCGCGGCCGACCTCGCCCGCCATCTCGAAGCCGGCGAGGCGTGTCCGGTGTGCGAGCAGGTCGTGGACAAGTTGCCTGATCGACCCGGCTCTCCCGGGCTCGATGCCGCCGAAATGGCGCTGGCGGCGGCGAAGGAAGCACATGAATCAGCTCGCCGGCATCTGGAAGGCGCCGGTCGTAGGAAGAGCGAGGCTGCGGTGCTCCTGAACGAGAAACGAAGCTCGGCGGCCGACCTCCTTGCGTCCCTCTCCGGTCATCCCGGACTTGATGAGATAGAGGCCGGAGCGGCCGCGCTTGACAAGGTGGCGAATCGGCTCGGACGGGCTCGAGCCGAAGAGGAGGCTGCGCAGGCGGCTCTTGAGGTGGCTCGCACCAACGCGGAAAACGCGGAAGCCTCTCTCAGGCCCTGGTGGGACAGCTTCAGGAAGCTCCGAGACAGGGTGGCCGCGCATGCGCCGCCGCAACCGACGGAGGATATCGAGGACTCCTGGCGGGAATTGGTGCGATGGACGGTTCTGAAGGCGACGGAGGTGGAGGCTCGTCGGGACGAGCGCCTGGAGGAGGCTGCGGCGAAACGGAAGACGGCCGAGAAGGGAATGGAGTCGCTCCGGCAGAGGTGCCGGGATCATGGAGTCCCGGTTTCCGCATCGGAGTCGCCTGCCAGTCGGTGTGCCGAGGCGCTGGGCGACGCGAGCGCGAACGTCCGCAACGTCCGTGCGAGGCTCGGTGAGCGCCGACGGGTCGAGACCGGTCTTGCGGCGGCCCAACGCCGTGAGGAAACGCTCGCCGAGCGCATACGGAAGCTTGAGCGGGAGCTCAAGGGTGCCCCGAGCCCTGCGGAGATCACCGAAACATTGGGGCTCGTCAGTGCCGCAGATAGCGAGCTGGAGCAGGCCGAGTCCACCCAGGCGGAGGCCGACCGCTTACGTGCCGAATACGCTCGGGAGCACGCCGACCTGACGGAGCAGGTCGATGAAGACCATAGACGCTTCAGCCTAGAGCGCGATCGTCTGGCGGAACTGGGACCACCACCACCGGAAGGCGATCTGGTCGCTCTGTGGACCTGCCTAAGGGAGTGGAGCGAGGCGAAGGCGAGGGAGCTGGAAGCCGAAGAGGAAGCCACCCGGCGGAAAGCGGAGGCCAGGAGAGCGGAGGAAGCCGAACTGCGTACCGGTCTGGTGGAGTCTTGCCGGATCGCGGGACTCGATCTCGAAAAGGACGGCGAGCCCGCAAGCCTATGCGCCGAGGCCCTCGGGGCGGTGAACGAGCAGCGTCTGAGCCTCGGAGCGGATCTGGAAAAGCGCCGGGAAACCGAGCGTGAACTGGTTTCGATCCGGCGTTCCGCTGCGGTCGCTAAGGAGCTGGGCGAGCACCTGAGCACCCGGAAGTTCGGTCGCTGGCTCCAGCATCAGGTGCTCTCCTGGCTCACGGCTGGAGCGACCGTACGGCTGAAGGAGCTCTCGGGCGGCCAGTATTCGCTGGAGGTGAGTGCCCAAAGCGAGTTCCTGGTCGTCGATCACCGGAACGGGGACGAGCTCAGATCGGCGAAGACTCTCTCCGGAGGCGAGACCTTTCTCGCGTCGCTGGCCCTCGCGCTCTCTCTTGCGGAGCACGTCGCGGGGCTCGCGTCCCGAGGAAGCCCGAAACTCGAAGCCCTCTTCCTCGACGAGGGGTTCGGCGCGCTCGACCCCGAGACTTTGGACACCGTGGCGACGAGCATAGAGCAGCTCGGGGCCGATCGGATGGTCGGGCTGGTGACCCACGTCACGGAACTGGCCGAACGCATCCCGGTCCAATACCGGGTCCGGAAGGTCAACAACGCCTCCAGGGTAAGGCGGGTGGAGGGGTGA